The Acinetobacter lwoffii genomic sequence AACCAGCTCGAAATATGCGCCAGTAATCAGGCTGACATGACCGTGTATCAATCCTCACAGTAATGCTGATCATATTTACACAAGTTTAAGGAACAATAAGGTCTCTCCCCCTGAAATGATGATGCGGAGGTTTTCCTTATGCGTCCCCTTAGCACAACTTTCCTTGTATTAATAAGCCTGTTTTCTTTGCTGCATCTGGTCAATGCGCATGCCGCCCCAGAGTCAGTCACTTTACCGACACTGACCGTGATGGCAGATCGTGAATTGCGTGAAGAAACGGAATTCATGCTGCCGCTGCAAGAACAATCCAGCCAGAAAAAGGCGTTAAAGATGCGAATGATGAAGATTGAACGTGAATTGCAGGACTACTCGGTCAATGCTGATTTCGCGGGTGATCTCGACATTCTACTGAGCAGCAATCCGGCACGACTGGATAGCCTGCCACCGGGGCTGCAACAGTATGTACAGGCCATCGCAGATGGTTTGCGCTCTGCTGACCCACGTGATGGGATTTATCTGATGCTGGTGCCATTTGGCATTAACCGTGATGCAACATCAGTTCAGGCTGCCCGAGAACAGTTCAACCTGAATAATATTGACCGGACGCTGCTGAATGAATGGTGTTCGGCGAACGGTTGCTAGATAAAGTCAAACGATTCAGCGCGAGCTTAAAACAGGATTTCGATCTGATTTCCTTTTGGAACAGTCCGTGCCTTTGCATAGGGGTTTTGTATAGAAGAATTGATTTATGCTTAAAAAATAAGCATATTGATAAAAAGGAAATCTATACATAACCTGCAGCAGGGGAGCATGTGCATGCCGCGTGTTTTTATGATTGTAGCCGCTGTGACACTGGCAATTTTTATTGGGCTGTTTTATCAGAATTCAGTTCAGCAAAAACATCAGGCCGAGCTGCTCGAATATGAAACTGTGCTTGAAGAAAAAACCGAGAGTATTGCGCAGCAGGCACAGGACTGGTCTAAACCGATTCAGATTGAACTTGAGGATGACCGTCTGGATGGTGACTATGCCATCATGGCTGAATTTATGCTGGGGCAATTGCGCGACAGTGCCGAGGAACGTAATCAGTATCTACGCGACTTAAAAGCCGCCAACTGGCAGAATTTTCTGAATATCGACCGCTTGGCTAAGGATCAGGCACAAGGCTATAAAGAAACTGAAGCCATGCTCAAGCAAGTCCATCAAATTGTGAATAGCTATCAGCAGAAAATCCAGCAGCGCGATGCCGAGCTGATCGACAAGGCACAGCAACTGGATATTAAGAACCGTTATCGCCAGCAACTGAGCCTGACCCTGAAAGACAGTCAGCAAAATAGTAATGCACATGTCATTTTTGAAATTGAAAAACAGACGCTGGCCAAGGCTGATGCCTTATTTGCAGTACTGAAAAAGCATAAATGGCAAAAGAAAAATAACACCTTTATGTTCTATGACGATAAAGCCGTGCAAGAGTTTAATGCGCTGTATAAAGAAATGCTGCACCTGAATAAACAGACGGAACGAGTGGCGAGCGCTAACCAGAAAGAGGTTGAAAACAAGTTGTAGCCTGACTGAGATGACAGGATTGCCATAGGACTGTCATCTGCTGTTCAAACTCGCTTGCTAAATTGAAAGGGTCGCACAGATCACGACATAACATTTAAGCAGGTGAGTCATGCAAACAATTCAGGTTTTTGCTGATATTCAGCAGGTGTACGGTGAGTTTGTCGCAAATAAAACATGTCCAAAATTACAAAGGATGAATAACGGGGACAAGAACCGGTTGTTCTTGGATCAATATTTCACGCTGATCGAGGACTGGCACTATACCGAACAGATTGTGATTCAGTTCAATCAGCAGTATTTCAGTCTGGATCTGGGGAGCGCACCGGATTTTATGGATCAGGATAAATACATCAACTGGCTAAAGTCGGAACTGCTGCATTAATCAAGTCATCAAATTCCTGATTGATATACAACCGAGCTGTTTCAAGAGAGGCAGCTTTTTTATTTTGATAGAAAACTGGTATTGATCTTGCTGTTGCATCGGCACAGCGCGAACAGGCGCTGATTCCAATTCCGATTTGAACAGGCTATGCTGAATTAATTACTGCTGCCAAAAGAATGGCAGGCGGAGCATGGATGATATGGAGGGCAAAAATTATGCAACAGTTGAGATGTTATAAGGAACTTCCAGTCTGGAACCAGCAGAGTATTCCCCAGGGCTTTAAGAATCAGCACAATACTAAAGCCGGCACCTGGGCGAAACTGACAGTATTAAAAGGTGAGCTGCGTTTTGCCATGCTGGAAGAATCTGGTGCAGTGCAATCCGAGCATGTGTTTACACCAGAGCAGCAACCGCCATTTATTGAGCCTGAGGCCTGGCACAAAATTGTCTCTGCCAGTGAAGATGTCGAATGTCAGTTACGTTTTTACTGCCAGCCTGAGGATTACTTTATCAAGAAATATCAGTTAAATCCTACCCATTCTGAAGTGCTGGCAGCGATGCCCTATTTAAAAGGTGGCCGTGCGCTGGACGTCGGCTGCGGTACAGGGCGTAATGCGCTTTATTTGAGCCAGAACGGCTTTAATGTCGATGCCTGGGATGTCAACGAAAACAGTTTGCAGACTTTAAGACAGATCGTGCAGACTGAGCAGATTGATCATGTGCAAGTACAGCGCCGCGACCTTAACACGGATACCAACATTGCAGGCCAATATGACTTTATCTACTGTACCGTGGTGATGATGTTTCTTGAGGCGAAAACCATTCCACCGCTTATTGCACAGATGCAGCAGGCGACCGTGCCAGGTGGCTATAACCTGATTGTCTGTGCCATGGATACGCCAGATATTCCGGCACAAGTCGATTTTCCATTTGCTTTTCAGCCGGGGGAGTTGCGAGGGTATTATGAGGGCTGGCATATTGTGAAATATAATGAAAATGTCGGTGAGCTGTATCGTGTCGATGAGCAGGGTCAGCGGATTAAACAGCACTTTGCCACCATGCTGGCGCAGAAGGTTGAATAGAAGATTGAGGATTTTTTTAAATTCTTGAGCTTAAATGAGACTACATAAAACAAAAAAAAGATGTCAGGCTGACATCTTTTTTTATGCTTTTAAAAAGCTTAAGCCGCTTTTTTAAACCAAGAGAACCAGCCTTTTTTCTCGGCTTTTACTTCTGCTTTTTCAGCAGTAGCGTCTTTGGTTTCTACTGCTTCAGTTTTCGCAGCTTCAACGTGTTGTTCTGCTGTAGCTTGAGCCGTTTCTACTTGAGTTGTCGCTTCTGCTTTTACTGCTTTAGCTTTAGTTTCAGCCGCTTGTTGAGTTGCAGCAACAGTCGCTTGAGCAGCTTCAACTTTCGCTTGTGCAGGTGCAGCAGCTTCTTTGGCAACAGTTTGGGTTGTTTTAGTTACAACAATTGCTGGTGTAACTTGAGCTTCAGTTGCCATTGCAGATGCAGAAGTCGCTACGATTGCAGTTGCGATCATTGTTTTAAGCATGTTCATATAAACCCTTTTAAGGAAATAGGAAAAAGAGGCTTGATCATACGCTTATAAAATTTAAGTGATTCATAATCAAGATTTAAGTGACTGAAAAATAAACCAATTTTACAAATAGATAACATTTTAATTTAAATAAAAAAAGCTCCGAAGAGCTTTAACTAACGACATAAAGTTTAGGTCTAGGTTTAGATTCTTCAAATTTATCTATTGAATAAAATGTTAGATCATTGAAATCTGAACGAGAAATGCCGATTCCATCTAGCATTTTAGAAATACTAAAACCATCTTGAGTGGCTAAAGTTTTTAAAATTTTTGAGTAAAACAGAGATTGATCACCATAAGTTGGATCAGGTTCATTCAAATGATATCCAAAAGAATTTATACGAATTGAGTTGTTTTTATAAATCCAATCAGAAATCAAATCTAATTTATGGCAACGATAATTCACAGCTTTAAGTGAGACACGCCAATATTTTTTATACTCAATCATAGATTGAATACTTAAATTTTTTGGTAAATTACTGGTAAAGCCTTCATAAGGCATCAGAAATTCTGAAGCGAATTGATCTGCTTCACTTTCTTTTGTTCGATTGTATTCGGCATTATCATCTTTGTGCAGAATCATATGACCAAGTTCATGAGCAGCGTCAAAGCGTTGTCTTTCAAATGATTTAAAATCATTTAAGAATATAAAAGGATTGCCACTTTGTTCATCAAAAAAAGAAAGTGCATCCATTTGTTTTATATCAAAAGGTAGGCGAAAGACGCGAAAACCCTTTAGCTCAAGTAGCGCAATAATATTATTAACGGGTTGGATGCCTAATCCCCAAAAACCTCTTAAATTATTTGCAACACTTGATGGATAGTCTGGGTGATTAGATTCAAAAATTTCAAGATCAGGGAAACTAAATTTAGGAAGAGTTAATTTACTCTCAAAGTAAAGGTTAATTTTTTTTGCTAACAGAATATAGGCTTCATTTGCATTTCTATATTCAGCCTTAATTCTAGCTGCTGACCTATAAAAAATGTCGGACGAATTGACTAATTCGAGATTATCGTCCGCTAAAAAAAAGCTAGCAGGCAAACCCAATTTTTCAGTTATTTGCTGAAAATCTTCACAACTAATAGGATATTTTCCATCTGTTAAAATTTTACGAATTTTAGGCTCAGAGCAACCTAAAAGATTAGCAAAATCTTTATTGGACAAGCGTCGCAAATCCTTCGCAACCTTTAATCTAGTTCGATCAATTACTTGCATTTCCTCTAGCCGGCTTTCAAGTTAATAGGTAAATCCTCTTCAGTGATTGTACTAGATGTAGTGAGATCAGGACTAGGTTTTCTTAACTTTGGATTAAAATCATTATTAGGATTTTGATTGTTTAGTATGAGTCTAATTAAATAATTTTTAACTAAAAATTTATCTTTTCCTGACTCTTTCACAATTGTATAAGATGTTGGAAAGGCTAATTCTATTTTTATTTGAGATCTATCATCTTGAAGGTAGCGAATGTCTTTTCTTGAGGGATAAAAACATATCCAAGTTTTAAATAAGTCTTTATCAGTATAAGAGCCATAATTCTTATGAACTTTATCTTTAGTCTTTATTCCTTTAGGGGAGGCAGTAGTTAGTTGTGAGTCACTATATCCTAGTGCATGATTAGCAGAAGCAAAAAGAATAATTTTCTTTTCTTCGTCTGAAACTAAACATCTTTGACCATCTATATTTTTGAATTGCCAATTTGTATTAAGGGACCTTTTTAACGCCAGCCCGATAGCCTGTTTGAAGTCACCAGAACGTGACACAAACTTCATATCATTATTTTCATCTTTTAATTCAAAAGCATTATCGATAATTTCCAAAGCATTAAATAGCAAGTTGCAATCAAAAAATCCAAGCTCATTTGCTTTTTCATGTGCCTGATCATTTTCAAAGAATTGTGTATTGAAATTTTCTTGCTCTTCTTGAGAAAAAAGTTCACGATTTGACAAATTTTAACCCTCATATTTTTGTTTAATATCATTTTTATAACATGAAGGTAGGCATTAATATATTTAAATCAATTGTTTGAATCTTTTGCTTACAAAAAACCCCGCAATAAGCGGGGTTTCTTTTGATCTCGGTATTTAATTAAGCATTAAACACGTTCGATCACTGTTGCAATACCTTGACCAAGGCCAATACACATCGTCGCAAGACCAATTTGCGTATCTTGTTGCTCCATTACGTTCAACAATGTTGTTGTGATACGCGCACCAGAACAACCCAATGGGTGACCCAATGCAATCGCGCCACCGTTATGGTTCACGATGTCTTGCTTGTCATAAATGCCTAAGCCTTTAAGAACAGACAGACCTTGTGCAGCAAATGCTTCGTTCAATTCAAAAGTCTGAATATCAGCAATTGACAGGCCAGCACGTTTCAACGCTTTTTGCGTTGCTGGAACCGGACCATAACCCATGATCGCCGCATCACAGCCTGCAACCGCCATAGAGCGAATTACAGCACGTGGCTTAAGACCTAAAGCTTGAGCACGTTCAGCAGACATTAGCAACATTGCAGAAGCACCATCAGACAATGCTGAAGAAGTCGCTGCAGTTACTGTACCGCCTTTCGGATCGAAGACTGGACGCAAAGATTTGAACGATTCAAGGTTCGCATCCGGACGGATCACTTCATCGATATCACACAGGATTTTGTAGCCATCTGCATTATGACCTTCAATGCCAACGATCTCGTTCTGGAACAGACCGTTTTCAGTCGCAGCCCAGGCACGGCGATGTGATTCCACACCGAACGCATCCTGTTCTTCACGACTAATGCCGTTCATACGACCCAGCATTTCAGCAGTCAGACCCATCATGTTCGACGCTTTAGCATAATGCTTAGACGCTTCAGGGTTCAGGTCGATGCCGTGCATCATGCCCACATGGCCCATGTGCTCAACACCACCGATGATGAAGATATCACCTTGGTTCGTCGCAATTTGCGCAGCCGCAGTGTGAATCGCCTGCATAGACGAGCCACAAAGACGGTTCACCGTTTGACCTGCAACAGTTTTCGGCAGGTCTGCCAGTAATGCGATATTACGGGCAATGTTCATACCTTGTTCTAGGGTTTGGTTCACACAGCCCCAGATTACGTCTTCAACTTCATGCGGGTCGAATTCGTTACGTACCAATAGGGCACGGACAAGCTCAGCAGACATCGAGTCGGCACGTACATTGCGGAACATACCGTTTTTGGTTTTACCCATTGCTGAACGTACGCCATCAACGATGACAACGTCACGTGGATTTAAAGTAGCCATTCACGTTGCTCCTTAACCGTAGAATTTTTTGTTGTTAGCAGCCATTTCGCGCAACATTTCTGGCGCTTCATAAGCTTTACCAAGGTGCGCATACTTATTGCAAAGCGCAACATACTCAGCTACACCGGTTTGATCGATGTAACGGCATGGACCACCACGGAATGGAGGGAAACCAACACCCATGATCATCGCCATATCTGCTTCAGCAGCAGTGGCTACAATGTTGTCTTCCAGGCAACGAACCGTTTCGTTACAGAAAGCCAGCATCATGCGGTCAATGATTTCCTGAGCGTCAAATTCACGTTTTTCCGCAGTTGCAACAGAGGCCACAAGCTCATACGCAGTTGGATCAACTACTTTGGCTTTTTTGCCTTTACGGTCAAGTTCATACTTGTAGAAACCAACGTCGTTCTTTTGACCCAGACGGTTGTTTTCGTACATCACCTGAATCGAACCTTTGAAATCAGGTTTCATACGATCCGGGAAGCCTTCAGCCATCACTTCTGCACCGTGTACGCCAGTGTCGATCCCGACAACGTCCATCAGGTAAGCAGGGCCCATTGGCCAGCCGAATTTTTCCATGACTTTATCGATTTGCTGGAAGTCAGCACCATCTTTAAGCAACAGGTCAAATGCACCGAAGTAAGGGAACAATACGCGGTTCACCAGGAAGCCCGGGCAGTCATTCACCACGATTGGTGTTTTACCCATTTTCTGAGCAAGCACCACAGTTGTTGCAATCGCTTCATCAGAAGTCTTCGCACCACGAATCACTTCAACCAGTGGCATCATGTGTACCGGGTTAAAGAAGTGCATGCCCACGAAGTTTTCAGGACGTTCCAGATTTTCAGCCAGACGCGTGATTGAAATCGTAGAAGTATTA encodes the following:
- the tehB gene encoding SAM-dependent methyltransferase TehB, which gives rise to MQQLRCYKELPVWNQQSIPQGFKNQHNTKAGTWAKLTVLKGELRFAMLEESGAVQSEHVFTPEQQPPFIEPEAWHKIVSASEDVECQLRFYCQPEDYFIKKYQLNPTHSEVLAAMPYLKGGRALDVGCGTGRNALYLSQNGFNVDAWDVNENSLQTLRQIVQTEQIDHVQVQRRDLNTDTNIAGQYDFIYCTVVMMFLEAKTIPPLIAQMQQATVPGGYNLIVCAMDTPDIPAQVDFPFAFQPGELRGYYEGWHIVKYNENVGELYRVDEQGQRIKQHFATMLAQKVE
- a CDS encoding XRE family transcriptional regulator, giving the protein MQVIDRTRLKVAKDLRRLSNKDFANLLGCSEPKIRKILTDGKYPISCEDFQQITEKLGLPASFFLADDNLELVNSSDIFYRSAARIKAEYRNANEAYILLAKKINLYFESKLTLPKFSFPDLEIFESNHPDYPSSVANNLRGFWGLGIQPVNNIIALLELKGFRVFRLPFDIKQMDALSFFDEQSGNPFIFLNDFKSFERQRFDAAHELGHMILHKDDNAEYNRTKESEADQFASEFLMPYEGFTSNLPKNLSIQSMIEYKKYWRVSLKAVNYRCHKLDLISDWIYKNNSIRINSFGYHLNEPDPTYGDQSLFYSKILKTLATQDGFSISKMLDGIGISRSDFNDLTFYSIDKFEESKPRPKLYVVS
- the fadA gene encoding acetyl-CoA C-acyltransferase FadA, with the translated sequence MATLNPRDVVIVDGVRSAMGKTKNGMFRNVRADSMSAELVRALLVRNEFDPHEVEDVIWGCVNQTLEQGMNIARNIALLADLPKTVAGQTVNRLCGSSMQAIHTAAAQIATNQGDIFIIGGVEHMGHVGMMHGIDLNPEASKHYAKASNMMGLTAEMLGRMNGISREEQDAFGVESHRRAWAATENGLFQNEIVGIEGHNADGYKILCDIDEVIRPDANLESFKSLRPVFDPKGGTVTAATSSALSDGASAMLLMSAERAQALGLKPRAVIRSMAVAGCDAAIMGYGPVPATQKALKRAGLSIADIQTFELNEAFAAQGLSVLKGLGIYDKQDIVNHNGGAIALGHPLGCSGARITTTLLNVMEQQDTQIGLATMCIGLGQGIATVIERV